A region from the Lysobacter sp. BMK333-48F3 genome encodes:
- a CDS encoding helix-turn-helix domain-containing protein, with amino-acid sequence MSSAAAYRTRHERGASLATHRHRHAYAALVLDGDYTESSVDGPLPCTPGTLVLHPAYHAHGDRFGRLGAQAINLDLPGLGVSGLDLARLASSGPGRRGSDRQGMRRPDTATIALGASAWRVHDLKDALEVFARCPQRLPELLACAVPQAALALPDWQGELLRGMADSEDEIGALAGRLGVSAEHASRALSRSYGMSPRALRRELRWRRALQLLATDLPLAQVAATAGFADQSHLHRIVVAHAGCTPALLRRQIKCVQDPVLAQAA; translated from the coding sequence ATGAGCTCCGCGGCCGCCTACCGCACCCGTCACGAGCGCGGCGCCAGCCTGGCGACGCACCGCCACCGGCACGCCTACGCCGCGTTGGTGCTGGACGGCGATTACACCGAGTCCAGCGTCGACGGCCCGCTGCCGTGCACGCCCGGCACGCTGGTGCTGCATCCGGCCTATCACGCCCATGGCGACCGTTTCGGCCGGCTCGGTGCGCAGGCGATCAATCTGGATCTGCCGGGTTTGGGGGTATCCGGTCTTGATCTTGCGCGTCTCGCCTCGTCCGGACCCGGCCGGCGGGGGAGCGATCGGCAGGGCATGCGCCGGCCGGACACGGCCACGATCGCCCTGGGCGCCAGCGCCTGGCGGGTGCACGATCTCAAGGACGCACTGGAGGTGTTCGCGCGCTGCCCGCAGCGCCTGCCCGAACTGCTGGCCTGCGCCGTACCGCAGGCGGCGTTGGCGCTGCCGGACTGGCAGGGCGAACTGCTGCGCGGCATGGCCGACAGCGAAGACGAGATCGGCGCGCTCGCCGGCCGGCTCGGGGTCTCGGCCGAGCACGCCAGCCGCGCGTTGAGCCGCAGCTACGGCATGTCGCCGCGCGCGCTGCGCCGCGAATTGCGCTGGCGTCGCGCGCTGCAGCTGCTGGCCACCGACCTGCCGCTGGCCCAAGTCGCCGCGACCGCGGGCTTCGCCGACCAGAGCCATCTGCACCGGATCGTGGTCGCCCACGCCGGCTGCACCCCGGCGCTGCTGCGCCGGCAGATCAAGTGCGTACAAGACCCGGTCCTGGCGCAGGCGGCCTAA
- a CDS encoding SRPBCC domain-containing protein, protein MALALGLGGGPAAAAVKDAAANGFTVENEQTVVVAPDAAWTALVEDIDRWWPKDHTWWGQDSRLSLQPRAGGCFCEIGRDGRRQALHMTVSFVDPGKTLRLLGGLGPLQGMGLHGALEFKLSATADGGTRIVMTYRAGGYTPDDLSKFVAVVDQVQGLQLRGLGDYLRRSTASPARAKADDEAGHGAVPPDPQR, encoded by the coding sequence ATGGCGCTCGCCCTGGGCCTGGGCGGCGGCCCGGCCGCGGCCGCGGTCAAGGACGCGGCGGCGAACGGGTTCACGGTCGAGAACGAGCAGACGGTAGTGGTCGCGCCCGACGCGGCGTGGACCGCCCTGGTCGAGGACATCGACCGTTGGTGGCCGAAAGACCACACCTGGTGGGGCCAGGATTCGCGCCTGTCGCTGCAGCCGCGCGCCGGCGGCTGTTTCTGCGAGATCGGTCGGGACGGCCGGCGTCAGGCCCTGCACATGACGGTGAGCTTCGTCGACCCGGGCAAGACCCTGCGCCTGCTCGGCGGGCTCGGCCCGCTGCAGGGCATGGGCCTGCACGGCGCGCTGGAGTTCAAGCTGTCCGCGACCGCCGACGGCGGCACCCGCATCGTCATGACCTACCGCGCCGGCGGCTACACCCCGGACGATCTGAGCAAGTTCGTCGCCGTGGTCGATCAGGTGCAGGGCCTGCAACTGCGCGGGCTGGGCGACTACCTGCGGCGTTCGACGGCCAGCCCGGCCCGCGCGAAGGCCGACGACGAGGCCGGCCATGGCGCCGTCCCGCCCGATCCGCAGCGATGA
- a CDS encoding YaiI/YqxD family protein, producing MTAPTSPQIWVDADACPGPIKEILFRAADRARIPLTLVANQWLRTPPSPYIRAIQVPGGLDVADNEIVQRLGAGDLVVTQDIPLASLALEKGAVALNPRGDLYTRDNIAERLSVRNFMEELRGAGIQTGGPAAFHARDRQAFAAQLDRWLARRPR from the coding sequence ATGACCGCTCCTACTTCGCCGCAGATCTGGGTCGACGCCGACGCCTGCCCCGGCCCGATCAAGGAGATCCTGTTCCGCGCTGCGGACCGGGCCCGGATCCCGCTGACCCTGGTCGCCAACCAATGGCTGCGCACCCCGCCTTCGCCGTACATCCGCGCGATCCAGGTTCCGGGCGGGCTGGACGTGGCCGACAACGAGATCGTGCAGCGCCTGGGCGCCGGCGACCTGGTGGTGACCCAGGACATTCCGCTGGCCTCGCTGGCGTTGGAGAAAGGCGCGGTGGCCTTGAACCCGCGCGGCGATCTGTACACCCGCGACAACATCGCCGAACGCCTGTCGGTGCGCAATTTCATGGAAGAGCTGCGCGGCGCCGGGATCCAGACCGGCGGCCCGGCCGCGTTCCATGCCCGCGACCGCCAGGCCTTCGCCGCGCAACTGGACCGCTGGCTGGCGCGGCGTCCGCGCTGA
- a CDS encoding GNAT family N-acetyltransferase encodes MTAAIHLRVLGPADTALHPAYCDYVARVFTQADFRRWCEWGQWSESYRAFCLFDGERVVANAAVSRMRLWVEGEEVEGFQLGAVGCLPGYRGQGMARRAMQAALAACGSAPVLLFANPTVAEFYPRFGFAAAPQWRFETRAELRPGAEPAPRLDLAEPADRAEFLRLAAVAAPSAGTFAARDYGRIATWYAANGYAAPLRRLDRDTLVFAQAEDGVLTIEDVFAAAPDRFDLAAALPRLIDAPVHTVSFGFGPPRGWAQAAATAIEEDAHLFVRGLDLEALPAHRFPLLART; translated from the coding sequence ATGACTGCCGCCATCCATCTGCGCGTTCTCGGGCCTGCCGACACGGCCTTGCATCCGGCCTATTGCGACTACGTCGCCCGGGTCTTCACCCAGGCCGATTTCCGCCGCTGGTGCGAATGGGGGCAGTGGAGCGAGAGCTATCGCGCGTTCTGCCTGTTCGACGGCGAGCGCGTGGTCGCCAATGCGGCGGTCTCGCGCATGCGTCTGTGGGTCGAGGGCGAGGAAGTCGAGGGCTTCCAGCTCGGCGCGGTCGGCTGCCTGCCGGGTTACCGCGGGCAGGGAATGGCGCGGCGCGCGATGCAAGCGGCGCTGGCAGCCTGCGGCAGCGCCCCGGTGCTGTTGTTCGCCAATCCGACGGTGGCGGAGTTCTACCCGCGCTTCGGCTTCGCGGCGGCGCCGCAATGGCGGTTCGAAACCCGGGCCGAGCTGCGTCCCGGCGCCGAACCGGCACCTCGGCTGGACCTGGCCGAGCCGGCGGACCGGGCCGAATTCCTGCGTCTGGCGGCGGTTGCGGCGCCGTCGGCCGGGACCTTCGCCGCCCGCGACTACGGCCGCATCGCGACCTGGTACGCCGCCAACGGCTACGCCGCGCCTTTGCGCCGGCTCGATCGCGACACCCTGGTGTTCGCCCAGGCCGAAGACGGGGTGTTGACGATCGAGGACGTGTTCGCAGCCGCTCCGGACCGCTTCGACCTGGCCGCGGCCTTGCCTCGATTGATCGACGCGCCGGTGCACACCGTGAGCTTCGGCTTCGGCCCGCCGCGCGGTTGGGCGCAGGCTGCGGCGACGGCGATCGAGGAGGACGCCCACCTGTTCGTGCGCGGGCTCGACCTCGAGGCGCTGCCCGCGCACCGTTTCCCGCTGCTGGCGCGGACCTGA
- a CDS encoding glutathione S-transferase, whose amino-acid sequence MIKVHHLNNSRSQRVLWLLEELELPYQVVRYQRDPKTLLAPAELRAVHPLGKSPVVELDGQVLAESAAIIETLCERYDREHRISPPLQPLDGDERRRYRYWMHYAEGSAMPPLLLSLVFARLKSAPMPFFAKPVARGIADKAMSAFVGPQLALHLGYIESELGRHAWFAGERFTAADIQMSFPVEAAAARAGGERPNMQAFVERIRARPAYQRALEQGGPYSLLS is encoded by the coding sequence ATGATCAAGGTCCACCACCTCAACAATTCCCGTTCCCAGCGCGTGCTGTGGCTGCTGGAGGAACTGGAGCTGCCGTACCAGGTCGTGCGCTACCAGCGCGATCCCAAGACCCTGTTGGCGCCGGCCGAGCTGCGGGCGGTGCATCCGCTGGGCAAGTCGCCGGTGGTGGAGCTGGACGGGCAGGTGCTGGCCGAGTCGGCGGCGATCATCGAGACCTTGTGCGAGCGCTACGACCGCGAGCACCGGATCTCGCCGCCGTTGCAGCCGCTGGACGGCGATGAGCGCCGCCGCTACCGCTACTGGATGCATTACGCCGAGGGTTCGGCGATGCCGCCGTTGTTGCTGAGCCTGGTATTCGCGCGGTTGAAGTCGGCGCCGATGCCGTTCTTTGCCAAGCCGGTCGCGCGCGGCATCGCCGACAAGGCGATGTCGGCCTTCGTCGGGCCGCAACTGGCGCTGCACCTGGGCTATATCGAAAGCGAACTGGGCCGGCATGCGTGGTTCGCCGGCGAGCGCTTTACCGCCGCCGACATCCAGATGAGCTTTCCGGTCGAAGCCGCGGCCGCCCGCGCCGGCGGCGAACGGCCGAACATGCAGGCCTTCGTCGAACGCATCCGGGCCCGGCCGGCCTATCAGCGGGCGCTGGAGCAGGGCGGGCCGTATTCGCTGCTGAGTTGA
- a CDS encoding ATP-binding cassette domain-containing protein: protein MPLITVQNVDYSVGGPLLLENVELAIEPGERIALIGRNGAGKSTLMKLLAGELQPDDGEVRRENGARVARLEQEVPAGATGSVFDVVADGLGELGAWLAEYHHLSHAEVYDADAVAKVQAKIEDAQGWALDQRVTETLTRLGLDGEAAFTGLSGGMKRRVLLARALVSAPDLLLLDEPTNHLDIEAIDWLEQFLKSWQGALLFVTHDRRFLRALATRIVEIDRGQVTSWPGDWDNYLRRREERLNAEAQENARFDKLLAQEEVWIRQGIKARRTRDEGRVRRLKAMRNERAARRDAVGNVRMEFAQSEASGRKVIEAKDVNFGYGGQPMLSDFSTTVFRGDRIGLIGPNGSGKTTLLKILLGDLSPGTGEVREGSKLQIAYFDQYRATLREDWNAIENVAEGREYVEVGGKSKHVIGYLQDFLFTPERARAPITRLSGGERNRLLLAKLFAQPSNLLVMDEPTNDLDVETLELLEELLGDYPGTLLLVSHDRDFLDNVVTSTLVMEGEGRVGEYVGGYSDWLRQRAQPSAQAAVGAKPAAAKVEATAAAAAPAASKRKLSYKDARELEQLPLRIEELETRLAQLTAQMNEAAFYQRDSAAINAHNASLAQTQAELDHAYARWAELEG from the coding sequence ATGCCCCTGATTACCGTCCAGAACGTCGACTACAGCGTCGGCGGCCCGCTCCTGCTCGAAAACGTCGAGTTGGCCATCGAACCCGGCGAACGCATCGCCCTGATCGGCCGCAACGGCGCCGGCAAGTCCACGCTGATGAAGCTGCTGGCCGGCGAACTGCAGCCCGACGACGGCGAGGTGCGGCGCGAGAACGGCGCGCGGGTGGCGCGGCTGGAGCAGGAAGTGCCGGCCGGCGCGACCGGCAGCGTGTTCGACGTGGTCGCCGACGGCCTCGGCGAACTCGGCGCCTGGCTGGCCGAGTACCACCATCTCAGCCATGCCGAGGTCTACGACGCCGACGCGGTGGCCAAGGTCCAGGCCAAGATCGAGGACGCCCAGGGCTGGGCCCTGGACCAGCGGGTGACCGAAACCCTGACCCGGCTCGGCCTGGACGGCGAGGCGGCGTTCACCGGCCTGTCCGGCGGCATGAAGCGGCGCGTGCTGCTGGCGCGCGCCCTGGTCTCGGCGCCGGACTTGTTGCTGCTGGACGAGCCGACCAACCACCTCGACATCGAGGCGATCGACTGGCTGGAGCAGTTCCTCAAGTCCTGGCAGGGCGCCTTGCTGTTCGTTACCCACGACCGCCGCTTCCTGCGCGCGCTGGCGACCCGGATCGTCGAGATCGACCGCGGCCAGGTCACCAGCTGGCCGGGCGATTGGGACAATTACCTGCGCCGGCGCGAGGAACGGCTCAACGCCGAGGCGCAGGAGAACGCGCGTTTCGACAAGCTGCTGGCCCAGGAAGAAGTCTGGATCCGCCAGGGCATCAAGGCCCGCCGCACCCGCGACGAAGGCCGGGTGCGCCGGCTCAAGGCGATGCGCAACGAGCGCGCCGCGCGCCGCGATGCGGTCGGCAACGTGCGCATGGAGTTCGCCCAGTCCGAAGCCTCCGGACGCAAGGTGATCGAAGCCAAGGACGTGAACTTCGGCTACGGCGGCCAGCCGATGCTGAGCGACTTCTCGACCACGGTGTTCCGCGGCGACCGGATCGGCCTGATCGGCCCCAACGGCAGCGGCAAGACCACCTTGCTGAAGATCCTGCTCGGCGACCTGAGCCCCGGCACGGGCGAGGTGCGCGAGGGCAGCAAGCTGCAGATCGCCTATTTCGACCAGTACCGCGCGACCCTGCGCGAAGACTGGAACGCGATCGAGAACGTCGCCGAGGGCCGCGAGTACGTCGAGGTCGGCGGCAAGAGCAAGCACGTGATCGGCTACCTGCAGGATTTCCTGTTCACTCCGGAACGCGCGCGCGCGCCGATCACCCGTTTGTCCGGCGGCGAGCGCAACCGCCTGCTGCTGGCCAAGCTGTTCGCCCAGCCGTCCAACCTGCTGGTGATGGACGAACCGACCAACGACCTCGACGTCGAGACCCTGGAACTGCTGGAAGAGCTGCTCGGCGACTACCCCGGCACCTTGCTGCTGGTCAGCCACGACCGCGATTTCCTCGACAACGTGGTCACCTCGACCCTGGTCATGGAAGGCGAGGGCCGGGTCGGCGAGTACGTCGGCGGCTACAGCGACTGGCTGCGCCAGCGCGCGCAGCCGTCCGCGCAGGCCGCGGTGGGCGCGAAACCGGCCGCCGCCAAGGTCGAAGCGACGGCTGCGGCCGCGGCGCCGGCGGCGAGCAAGCGCAAGCTCAGCTACAAGGACGCGCGCGAGCTGGAGCAGTTGCCGCTGCGGATCGAGGAACTGGAAACCCGCCTGGCCCAGCTCACCGCGCAGATGAACGAGGCCGCGTTCTACCAGCGCGACAGCGCCGCGATCAACGCCCACAACGCCAGCCTGGCCCAGACCCAGGCCGAGCTCGACCACGCCTACGCGCGCTGGGCCGAACTGGAAGGCTGA
- a CDS encoding YdeI/OmpD-associated family protein yields the protein MAAADPRIDAYIAQAAPFAQPILEHLRTVVRATCPEVEETLKWGMPSFVYRGKILCGMAAFKQHASFGFWHGAQVVGAEQAGDSDAMGQFGRLTRVADLPGKRELARLVKQAMALIESGATRPTTKTAQPKPPVRTPDDLAAALGKNAKARATYEAFPPSQQREYVEWIEEAKREATRQSRLAQAVEWMAEGKVRNWKYVK from the coding sequence ATGGCCGCCGCCGACCCGCGCATCGACGCCTATATCGCCCAGGCCGCGCCTTTCGCGCAGCCGATCCTCGAACACTTGCGCACGGTCGTGCGTGCAACCTGTCCCGAGGTCGAAGAGACCTTGAAATGGGGCATGCCCAGCTTCGTCTACCGCGGCAAGATCCTGTGCGGCATGGCCGCGTTCAAGCAGCACGCGAGCTTCGGCTTCTGGCACGGCGCGCAGGTGGTCGGTGCCGAACAGGCCGGCGACAGCGACGCGATGGGCCAGTTCGGCCGTCTGACCCGGGTCGCCGACCTGCCCGGCAAGCGCGAGCTCGCCCGTCTGGTCAAGCAGGCGATGGCGCTGATCGAATCCGGCGCGACCCGGCCGACGACCAAGACCGCGCAGCCCAAGCCGCCGGTGCGGACCCCCGACGACCTCGCCGCGGCCCTGGGCAAGAACGCCAAGGCCCGCGCCACCTACGAAGCCTTTCCGCCGAGCCAGCAGCGCGAGTACGTGGAATGGATCGAAGAGGCCAAGCGCGAGGCCACCCGCCAATCCCGCCTGGCGCAGGCGGTGGAGTGGATGGCCGAGGGCAAGGTGCGGAACTGGAAGTATGTGAAGTAG
- a CDS encoding YdiU family protein: MLALRFDNAFVRELPGDPEQAPGVRQVYGAAYSRVSPTPVAAPRLLAHSAEMAATLGFSADDLASPEFAAVFAGNALLPGMEPYAANYGGHQFGHWAGQLGDGRAIGLGEAVTASGERWELQLKGAGPTPYSRSADGRAVLRSSIREFLCSEAMHHLGVPTTRALSLVGTGEAVVRDMFYDGHPQAEPGAIVCRVAPSFIRFGNFELPASRGETGLLKQLLDFCIRRDFPHLQGDDQARYAAWFGEVCERTAVLMAHWMRVGFVHGVMNTDNLSVLGLTIDYGPYGWIDAYDPDWTPNTTDAGRGRYRYGQQPQVAYWNLSRLAGALSLLIPVETLQDGLRRYVDTYNAVEAEAIAAKLGLRECADGDIERMQRLREWLQAHEIDMTIFFRALAEVDIQAEVPDPAPLADAAYDADKAAAGAPALQAWLADYASRSRADALPAAHRRARMHAANPRYVLRNYLAQQAIDRAEQGDLDGVHELLEVMRRPYQDQPGREAFAAKRPDWARDRAGCSMLSCSS, encoded by the coding sequence ATGCTCGCGCTGCGCTTCGACAATGCCTTCGTCCGCGAATTGCCCGGCGACCCCGAGCAAGCACCCGGGGTGCGCCAGGTTTATGGCGCGGCGTATTCGCGGGTGTCGCCGACCCCGGTCGCGGCGCCGCGGCTGCTGGCGCATTCGGCCGAAATGGCGGCGACGCTGGGCTTTTCCGCCGACGACCTGGCCAGCCCCGAGTTCGCCGCGGTGTTCGCCGGCAACGCCTTGCTGCCCGGAATGGAACCCTACGCGGCCAACTACGGCGGCCATCAGTTCGGCCATTGGGCCGGCCAGCTCGGCGACGGCCGCGCGATCGGCCTCGGCGAGGCGGTCACCGCGTCCGGCGAGCGTTGGGAGCTGCAGCTCAAGGGCGCCGGGCCGACCCCGTACTCGCGCAGCGCCGATGGCCGCGCGGTGTTGCGCTCGTCGATCCGCGAGTTCCTGTGCAGCGAGGCCATGCATCACCTGGGCGTGCCGACCACGCGCGCGCTGAGCCTGGTCGGCACCGGCGAGGCGGTGGTGCGCGACATGTTCTACGACGGCCATCCGCAGGCCGAGCCGGGCGCGATCGTGTGCCGGGTCGCGCCTTCGTTCATCCGCTTCGGCAATTTCGAATTGCCGGCCTCGCGCGGCGAGACCGGGTTGCTGAAGCAACTGCTGGACTTTTGCATCCGCCGCGATTTTCCTCACCTGCAGGGCGACGACCAGGCGCGCTATGCGGCCTGGTTCGGCGAAGTCTGCGAGCGCACCGCGGTGTTGATGGCGCATTGGATGCGGGTCGGCTTCGTGCACGGGGTGATGAACACCGACAATCTCTCGGTGCTGGGCCTGACCATCGACTACGGCCCCTATGGCTGGATCGACGCCTACGATCCGGACTGGACCCCGAACACCACCGATGCCGGCCGCGGCCGTTACCGTTACGGCCAGCAACCGCAGGTGGCGTACTGGAACCTGAGCCGGCTGGCCGGGGCCTTGTCCTTGCTGATCCCGGTCGAGACGCTGCAGGACGGCCTGCGCCGTTACGTCGACACCTACAACGCAGTCGAGGCCGAGGCGATCGCCGCCAAGCTGGGCCTGCGCGAGTGCGCGGACGGCGACATCGAGCGCATGCAGCGCCTGCGCGAGTGGCTGCAGGCGCACGAGATCGACATGACGATCTTCTTCCGCGCCCTGGCCGAGGTCGATATCCAGGCCGAAGTGCCCGATCCGGCGCCGTTGGCCGATGCCGCCTACGACGCCGACAAGGCCGCCGCCGGCGCGCCGGCCTTGCAGGCCTGGCTGGCCGACTACGCCAGCCGGTCCCGCGCCGATGCCTTGCCCGCCGCGCACCGGCGCGCGCGCATGCACGCGGCCAATCCGCGCTACGTGCTGCGCAATTATCTGGCCCAGCAGGCGATCGACCGCGCCGAGCAGGGCGACCTGGACGGCGTGCACGAGCTGCTGGAGGTGATGCGGCGGCCGTACCAGGACCAGCCCGGACGCGAGGCGTTTGCGGCCAAGCGTCCGGACTGGGCGCGCGACCGCGCCGGCTGTTCGATGCTGTCGTGCAGTTCCTGA
- a CDS encoding esterase-like activity of phytase family protein: MIRSALAAAVLLACALPASAASWSLRNAVETPATTRDAVRLPPGTPDQANLNRFGFYSDLSYNPRDGYWYALSDRGPGGGVIDYATRVQRLRIPYDRRSGRIGQPVVDKTILFNARGRDSLNGLNPQLLNGDASKLGLSFDPEGFAVGRNGHFYVADEYGPSLYEFAPNGRLLRAFEIPENLRPRNAQGALDYVGDRKSVVAGRQDNRGFEGLTLNASGTKLYAVMQDPLVQEGASNDGRRSRNVRIVEFDLRRGRAGAQYVYRLEPIEALNAIDPSAQDDFSATHQGRSIGLSAIHALSDQDFLVLERDNRGLGVEVTAAPLHKRVYRISLRGASDVSQRSLAGSNDLPAGVHAVDKAPEVDLLAALRGTGARDIPEKLEGLAIGPRLRDGRHLVLVGSDNDYSVTQTGAGEQFEVCVDRIGGSRTQVPLDAACPAGTARIPGTLIAFAVDFRR, translated from the coding sequence ATGATCCGTTCCGCCCTCGCCGCCGCCGTGCTGCTCGCCTGCGCCCTGCCCGCCTCCGCCGCGTCCTGGTCGCTGCGCAACGCGGTCGAGACCCCGGCGACGACCCGCGATGCGGTGCGCTTGCCGCCGGGCACTCCGGATCAGGCCAATCTCAATCGATTCGGCTTCTATTCCGACCTCAGCTACAACCCGCGCGACGGCTACTGGTATGCGCTGTCCGACCGCGGCCCCGGCGGCGGCGTGATCGACTATGCGACCCGCGTGCAGCGCCTGCGCATTCCCTACGATCGCCGCAGCGGCCGGATCGGCCAGCCGGTGGTCGACAAGACCATCCTGTTCAACGCGCGCGGCCGCGACAGCCTCAACGGCCTCAACCCGCAGTTGCTCAACGGCGACGCCTCCAAGCTCGGCCTGAGCTTCGATCCGGAAGGCTTCGCGGTCGGCCGCAACGGCCACTTCTACGTCGCCGACGAATACGGCCCGAGCCTGTACGAGTTCGCGCCCAACGGCCGTCTGCTGCGCGCGTTCGAGATCCCGGAAAACCTGCGCCCGCGCAACGCCCAGGGCGCGCTGGACTACGTCGGCGACCGCAAGAGCGTGGTCGCCGGGCGCCAGGACAACCGCGGCTTCGAGGGCCTGACCCTCAACGCCTCCGGCACCAAGCTCTATGCGGTGATGCAGGACCCGCTGGTGCAGGAAGGCGCCAGCAACGACGGCCGCCGCAGCCGCAACGTGCGCATCGTCGAATTCGATCTGCGCCGCGGCCGCGCCGGCGCGCAGTACGTGTACCGGCTGGAGCCGATCGAGGCGCTGAACGCGATCGATCCCTCGGCGCAGGACGATTTCTCCGCCACCCATCAGGGCCGCAGCATCGGCCTGAGCGCGATCCACGCCCTCAGCGACCAGGACTTCCTGGTGCTGGAGCGCGACAACCGCGGCCTCGGCGTCGAAGTCACCGCCGCGCCGTTGCACAAGCGCGTGTACCGGATCTCGCTGCGCGGAGCCAGCGATGTGTCGCAGCGTTCGCTGGCCGGCAGCAACGATCTGCCGGCGGGGGTGCACGCGGTCGACAAGGCGCCGGAAGTCGACCTGCTGGCGGCGCTGCGCGGTACCGGTGCGCGCGACATCCCGGAGAAGCTGGAAGGCCTGGCGATCGGTCCGCGCCTGCGCGACGGCCGCCACCTGGTGCTGGTCGGCAGCGACAACGACTACAGCGTCACCCAGACCGGCGCCGGCGAGCAGTTCGAAGTCTGCGTCGATCGCATCGGTGGCAGCCGCACCCAGGTGCCGCTGGACGCCGCCTGCCCGGCCGGCACTGCGCGCATCCCGGGCACGCTGATCGCGTTCGCGGTGGATTTCCGTCGCTGA
- the thpR gene encoding RNA 2',3'-cyclic phosphodiesterase — protein sequence MHQDSLFGAAPAAPADVHRLFFALLPDAATRERIAAAAARLQQEQRSGGRAIGAHRYHLTLQFLGDAHQFQSERADAARAAAATVDTPAFALRLDRAGSFRNRSIPWWLGCERMPDGLQHLWQRLGVALAKQGLRVESGSQLVPHVTVVRDAAAALHPPIAIEAIDWPVSEFALIHSQLGSRNAYTVLGQWPLRG from the coding sequence ATGCATCAAGACTCTTTGTTCGGCGCGGCTCCGGCCGCGCCCGCCGATGTCCATCGGCTGTTCTTCGCCCTGCTGCCCGATGCGGCCACCCGCGAGCGCATCGCCGCCGCGGCGGCGCGGCTGCAGCAGGAACAGCGCAGCGGCGGCCGCGCGATCGGCGCGCACCGTTACCACCTGACCCTGCAGTTCCTCGGCGACGCTCACCAGTTCCAGAGCGAGCGTGCCGACGCCGCACGCGCCGCGGCGGCGACCGTCGACACGCCGGCCTTCGCGCTGCGCCTGGACCGTGCCGGCAGCTTCCGCAACCGCTCGATTCCGTGGTGGCTGGGCTGCGAGCGGATGCCGGACGGCCTGCAGCATCTGTGGCAGCGCCTGGGCGTGGCCCTGGCCAAGCAGGGCCTGCGCGTCGAATCCGGATCGCAGCTGGTGCCGCACGTCACCGTGGTCCGCGACGCCGCCGCGGCGTTGCATCCGCCGATCGCGATCGAAGCCATCGACTGGCCGGTGAGCGAGTTCGCGTTGATCCACAGCCAACTGGGATCGCGCAATGCCTATACCGTTCTGGGGCAGTGGCCACTGCGCGGATAG